One segment of Nitrospirota bacterium DNA contains the following:
- a CDS encoding P-II family nitrogen regulator: MKKIEAVIKPFKLDEVKDALNGIGVQGITVTEVKGFGRQKGHTELYRGAEYVVDFLPKVKLEVIAADNLVPKIIETIETTAKTGRIGDGKIFVTQVEEVIRIRTGERGEAAI; the protein is encoded by the coding sequence ATGAAAAAGATCGAGGCTGTCATCAAACCATTCAAGCTCGATGAAGTCAAGGACGCCCTGAACGGAATCGGCGTGCAGGGCATTACCGTGACGGAAGTCAAGGGCTTTGGCAGGCAGAAAGGCCACACTGAGCTGTACCGCGGCGCGGAATATGTCGTCGATTTTCTTCCCAAGGTGAAGCTCGAAGTGATCGCCGCCGACAACCTCGTGCCGAAGATCATCGAGACCATCGAGACTACCGCCAAGACCGGCCGCATCGGCGACGGCAAGATCTTTGTCACGCAGGTGGAAGAGGTGATCAGGATCCGCACCGGCGAGCGCGGAGAAGCGGCGATATGA